The Meiothermus ruber DSM 1279 genome includes the window GCTGAAGCCGCTACACGCCGTAAAGCGCCGTATATTTGCGGTTCAGATAGTCTATCAAAAACTGCGGGTTCAGATCCTGGCCGGTCACCTGCCGGAGCAGGTCGCGGGGCCAGTAGCGGCTGCCCTGATGGTGGATTTTCTCCCGCGTCCAGTTCAGTAAAGGCGCAAAATCGCCGCGCTCGAACCTGGCCTCGAGGTCGCCCAGCTCCTGCTCGGCCTGGGCGAAAAACTGCGCTGCGTAGAGGTTGCCCAGGGTGTAGGTGGGGAAGTAGCCAATGAGCCCCGCCGACCAGTGCACATCCTGCATCAGGCCGTCCTTGATTTCTGGGGCCTTTATTCCCAAGTAGGCCTGGTATTTGGCATCCCAGGCCTCGGGGGCCTCGTCCAGGCTCAGATCTCCCCGCAACAGCGCCAGCTCGATCTCGAAGCGGATCATGATGTGGAGGTTGTAAGTCACCTCGTCGGCCTCCACCCGGATCAGGCTCGGCTCCACCGCATTGACGGCGAAGTGGAAGTCTTCCAGGCGCACATCCCGCAGCGACTCGAAGTACTGCTGGGCTTTGGGCCAGAAAAAGCGCCAGAAGCCCAGGCTGCGCCCCACCAGGTTCTCCCAGGTACGGCTCTGCGACTCGTGCATCCCCAGCGAGATCTCGGTGCCCATGGGGGTGCCGAAGTGCTCGGGCAGAAGTCCCTGCCCGTACAGGCCGTGCCCCATCTCGTGCACGATGCTGAAAAAACCGGTGTTGAAGTAGCCCTCATCGTAGCGGGTGGTCAGGCGCACATCGCCGGGGCCGATGCCCTGCATGAAGGGGTGGGCCACCACATCGAGCCGGCCCGCCTCGAGGTCAAAGCCCAGGGTTGCCAAAGCCTCAAGTCCAAAGGCCTCTTGCGCGGCCTGGGGGAAAAAGCGGCGGAGAATTGCAGTGTTGGGTTTGCGCGCACTGCCCTCGAGCCGCTCCAGCAGCTTTACAGTGGCCTGGCGCAGTTGAGCAAAGACCGGCTCGAGCTGCCTGGCCGTGGCCCCCAGTTCGTACTGATCCAGCAAAGCGTCGTAGGGCTCCTCCCGATAGCCCAGCGCCTCGGCCAGCTCACGGGTGAGGCCGAAGATTTTTTTCAGCGCCGGCTTGAAACCGGCCCAGTCGTTCTTGGGCCGGGCCTCCTGCCAGATGGCCTCGCCCTCGCTGGTGGCCTGGGCCAGCTCCACCGCCAGGCGCTCGGGTACCTTGGTCTGCAGGTCGTAGGCCCAGCGCCACTCCCGCACATTCACCGCCTCCACCGATTCGGGCGCCCCCAGCCAGTCCGAACCCTCCACCACCGCCAGCATCTCGCCGATGCGGGGGTCGGTGGCCCGCTGGTGCAGCACCTTGGCCAGCGCGGCCTGCATCTGGGCCCGGTGGGCGTGCCCTTTTTTAGGGGTATAGGTGGCCTGATCCCAGCCGGCCAGTCGGGCAAAGGAGGCCAGGCAGGCGGTTTCGCGGCTGTGTTCCAAAAGCCAACGGTATGCTTCTTGCGGCGTCATACCCGCCCATCATAGCGGTTCAGTCCCAGGCCACCCAGGCCCCACCCCCCTGCACATCGAGCCGCAGGAGGCCGTTGTGGTACGCATACCCCTGGCCGCGCGTGGGAGGCGCAACCCCCCAGACCTCGGCCACCACCCCCTGACGGGCATGGCCGGAGCGGTCGGTAAAGCGGAGCTCGAGCCGCCTTCCATCAAAGCCGCCCTCGAGCTCGCTCCAGGCCCCTACGTCCTCACCCTCGCCCGCATCCTCGAAAACCCAGCCCCGCACCTCCGACCCCAGCGCCACCCGGAAACAGAGGAAGGGCCAGCGGGCGGTGCGGGTCGGGTAGCGGGCCTCGGTTAGGGGAATGGCCGTGCCGGCCCGCTGGAAAAGCGGCAGGTGCTCCAGCGGGGCGGCGACCCGGTGAAGGCAGGCTCCCTCCAGCCGCTCAGCGCTCCAGAAGTCCTGCCAGCCCCCAGGCGGTAGGTAAACCTCGCGGGCCCGCTCCCCCCGGCGGAGCACCGGGGCGGCCAGCAGGGCTTCGCCCAGCAAAAACTGGTCGTCGCGCCAGGCCGCCGCCTCCCCAGGCCAGTGCAGCCCAAGCGGGCGCAGGAGCGGCAGCCCCTCCTCGTGGGCGGTGCGGGCCAGGCTGTAGAGGTAGGGCAGCAGCCGGTAGCGGAAGCGCAGGGCCTCGCGCATCTGGCTCGTCCAGGGCTCGCCAAAAGCGTAGGGCTCCTGGCGGCGGGTGCCCAGGGCGCTGTGGTTGCGGAAGAAGGGGTACAGGGCACCCAGCCACATCCAGCGCAGCAGCAGTTCGGGCTCAGCATCCAGGCCAAACCCGCCCACATCACTGCCGGCCAGGGGTATCCCCGAAAGCCCCAGGGAGAGTAGCATCGGCACCGAGAGGGCCAGGTCCTCGTAGCGGCTTTCGTTGTCGCCCGTCCACACAAAAGCGTAGCGCTGGATGCCAGGGAAACCGCTGCGGGTCAGGATGAAGGGCCGCCGCCCCAGGGCTTCCAGGCCCCGGTAGGTGGCCTCGGCCATGCCCAGGGCATACAGGTTGCGGGCCTCGAGGTGGCTCAGGGCCCCCTGCCGGGCGGTGAGGGGCAGGGCCTTATCGGGCGGCTCAGCGCCCCCCAGCTCCAGCACCGCAGGCTCGTTCATATCGTTCCAGATGCCCGCAAATCCGTATGTTCCCGCAAACTTCTGCACCTCTTCGGCCCAGAAGGCGCGAACCTCCTCGCGGCTAAAGTCGGGCCAGACCGCCCGGCGGGGCCAGACCCCCCCCACCAGCAGCTCGTCCCGGTCGTCCTGAATGAACACCTGGCGGCGCCTGCCCTCCTCAAATACCGCGTACCCCTCCTCGGCCTTCACCCCAGGATCCACGATGGGCACCAGCCGCACCCCCCGCTCCGACAACTCCTGGGCCAGGGCGGCCAGCCGGGGGAAACGCTGGGGGCTGGCCGTAAAGACCTTGTACCCGTCCATGTAGTGGATATCGAGCCAGACCGCCTCCAGGGGCAGCCCCTGGGCAGCAAACTGCTCCACCACCTCCCGCACCGAGGCTTCGTCGGCGTAGCTGTAGCGGCACTGGTGGTAGCCCAGGGCCCACAAAGGGGGCATGGGCGGCCTCCCGGTCAGACGGGTCAGGCCGGCCACCACCTCCAGCAGGCTACCCTCTAGCAAGTACAGGTCGAGCGTGGGCCCGGCCACCGCCAGGCGGGCCTCGGCGGGATGGGAAAAGCCCAGGTCGAACAGGCTGGGATAGCTCTCGTCCAGGAGCAGCCCCCAGGCCCGGTCGCCCTCAACCCGCAGTAGAAGGGGGCTGGCCTGGTAGAGGGGGTCGCGGCCCGGCCGGGGGGGCTGGTCGGCGGTAAAGTTCCAGTACCGCCCCCCCCGGCGCTCGAGCCCCCCCACCCGCTCCCCCAGCCCCAGGTAGCGGGCCGCACCCAGCGGAAAGCTAAGGGCCAGCAGAGGGTAAGGTACGCCGTCGGTGAGCAGCCGCAGCAGCGGTGGAACCTCGCGGTGTGGGCAGCCCCAAAAGGCCAGCTCGAGGCCCCCCCACCCAAGCCCCTGCTCCCCCAGCGCCAGCGGCGAAAGCCCTTCAGCGAGGTAACTTTCTGCCACCTTCTGGGGTTGCCTGCGCGCCACCCCCCGCACCGCCGGGCCCTCCTTGGCGGTGTCGCGGGGCCGCTGGGTCAGCAGGAGCCGCCAGGCCCGCACCCCCTCGTGTTCGACCTGTTCCACCCTAGCCTGCACCAGCCCCCCCTCGAGGGCCAACCGATCCATCCGATCAAAGGGAATGTCCCAGTTCAGCAGTTCGTTCAAAAAGCCTCCCAGCGTAGCTCACTCAAGAATCCCAGACACCCACAACCGGGCCGCGGGTTTCTCAAAACCTCGAGGCTCCCGGCACACACCCGTGCAAAACGATGGCTCAGCCTTTCACAGCCCCCGCAGTCAGCCCGGCCACGATGCGCTGCTGGAAGATCAGCACCAGGATCACCAGCGGCACCGTCACCACCACCGAGGCCGCCATAATCGAACCCCAGGGAATCTCAAAGGGGGTGGCCCCACCAAACGAGGCAATGGCCACCGGCACGGTGCGCACGTTGTTACCAATGGTAAAGGTCAGGGCGAAGAGGTACTCGTTCCAGGCGGCGATAAAGGCCAGCAGGCCGGTGGTCACCAGACCAGGGCCGGTGAGGGGCAGCATGACCTTGATCAGGGTTTGCATGGGCGTGGCCCCGTCCACGTAGGCGGCCTCCTCGAGCTCCCGCGGCAGCCCCCGAAAGTAGCCGGTCAGCACCCACACGGTAAAGGGCAGGGTGAAGAGCATATACGACAGAATCAGACCCGCATGGGTATTAAACAAACCCGTCTCCCGCAGCAGCACAAACATCCCCGAGAGCACCGACACCTGGGGGAACATGGTCATGGCCAGCACCAGGTACAGCACCGCATTCTTGGGAGGAAAGCGCAGCCGACCCAGCGCGTAAGCCGCCATCACCCCCAGCACCAGGCAGATCAGGGTGGCCCCCCCTGCCACAATCAGCGAGTTGAGCAGGTTGCGGCCAAACTCCGCCCCGCTAAAGACGTTCTGGTAATGCGTAAGGGTAAAGGGCACTGGCAAAAAGCTTGGGTTCGAACTAAACAGCGCATCGCTGGTTTTGAAGCTGCTAATTACCGCCCAGTAAAAAGGAAACACGCTGTAGACCACGATAAAGACCACCAGCGCATAAAACAGCACCCTTCCAGCGTAATAACCCAGACCTTTAGTCCTCACCGCGCACCCCCTTTCCAGCCACGCGCATGTACAGCACCACAAAGATAAAGATGATCACCAAAATCGCCACCGATACCGCAGAACCATACCCCAAGTCCTGAAAATCAATCAGGGTCTGGCGGTTGTAAATGGCCAGGCTGCGGGTAGCGGTGTTGACCCCCACCATCACGAAAATCACGTCGAAAACCCGCAGCGCGTCCAGGGTACGGAAAATAAGGGCCACCACCAGGGCTGGGGTTAGTAGCGGGAGCGTCAGCGTCCAGAACTGCTGCCACTTGCTGGCCCCGTCAATGTCGGCGGCCTCGTAGATGTCGGATGGAATCAACTGCAACCCGGCCAAAAGCAGCAAGGCCATGAAGGGGGTGGTCTTCCACACATCCACCGCCACCATGGCCCACAGCACGGTATTGGGGTTGGCCAGGAAGGCGATTTTGTTGGCTACCAAACCGGTATTGACCAGGATGACGTTAATCACCCCGTAGATGTCGTTGAGCATCCACTGCCACATCTTGGCCGAGACCACCGTGGGGATGGCCCAGGGAATCAGGATGGCCGCCCGCACGATACCGCGGCCTCTAAAGTTGGAGTGGATCACCAGGGCAATAGCCAGGCCGAGCACGGTCTCGAGAAAAACCGAAACCACTGTAAAGCGCAGGGTGTTCCAGAGCGCACCCCTAAAGTCGGGGTCTTGCAACAGGAAAATGTAGTTCTTAAAACCCACAAACTCGGTGGGCTCTACAAATGAGATATCGGCCCGGTGAAACGAGTAGTAGAACACCTGCGCCAGGGGATAGCCCGCCACAAACGCCACCACCAAGAGCGTGGGCAGTACCAGCAGCCAGGCCAAGCGGGTTTGTCGAATAGTGAGCATCTATATACACCTCCACTCAAGTTAGCCGTTGGGAGCCAGCTATTTTTCTAGGTGCTGCTACTATATCGCTTTATATGCCCATCGTCCAATGATCTGTGCTCAATGCATCCTTCTACCAAATACCAAAGAAATGGGGCCGGATACCCGACCCCACTCCCTATCAAAGCACCACCACAAACTTAGCGCAGAATGCGCCGGAAGGCGGCTTCCATGTCCCGCACAGCCTGGGCTGCGGGCTTGCGCCCGGTGATGGCTTCGTGCACGCCCGTCCAGAAGGCCTCAGAGACCTGGTTGTAGCGGGCACCCGCCACACCTGAAGGACGGCCCACGGCGTTCTGGAAGACCGGCAGCAGGTCTTTGAAGAAGGCGTTCTTAGCCAGCACCTGGGGGTCGTTGTAGAGGGCCGGGCGGGTGGGCAGGCGCGAAAGGCTGATGGCGTTGTCCTTCTGGACTTCCACGCTGGTCAGGTACTTGACCAGATCAGCAGCAACCCGCTGGTTGCGCGAGTAGGCCGAGACCATCAACTGCCAGCCACCCAGGGTCGCGGCGTGCCGGCCCTCCTGGCCCGCCCCGCGGGGTAGCACGGTTACCCCAATTTTGCCGCGCACAGCGCTGCCCTCAGTCTGGCCCAGGCTGTAGGCATAGGGCCAGTTGCGCATAAAGGCGGCGTTGCCCGACTGGAAGGCGTTGCGGGCTTCCTCTTCAGCGTAGCTGGTCACCCCCGGCGGGGAGATGCGGCCCACCCAGCTCCGTACCATGTTGAGAGCAGCAATAGCCTGAGGGTTGTTGATAGTAATACGGCCATCGGGCTCGATGATGCGGCCGCCGCCCATGGAGAAGATCCACTCCAGCGCATCGCAGGTCAGGCCTTCGTAGGCCTTGCCCTGCCAGACAAACCCCCAGAAATCGCGGTTGCCGGCCTGGCGCTCACCGGCCTGAATCCTGGTGGCCATCTGGTCAAGCTCGGTCCAGGTCTGGGGCGGGCGCTGGTACCCGTACTTTTGCAGCAGGTCGGTGCGGTAGTAGAGCAAGCCCGCATCGGTGAAGAAAGGAATTGAGGTCAGTTTGCCCCGAATGGTGTTGTTTTCGATGATGCGGGGGAAGAACTGGCTCAGCTCGGCCTCGGTAAAGAACTGCTTGAGATCGGCCGCGTGGGGAGCCACAATGCCAGGCCAGATCACGTCAATCATGTACACGTCCACGTCGGCACTGCGGGCTGCCCAGTATTGCTGGTACAGGGCCAGACGGTCGTTGGTATCGGCGGGGGAGTCAATGTACTCGATCTTGTTGCCGGTTTTTTGGGCCCATTCTTCCGCTTTGGCCTTCATCCAGCGGCCGCCTTCACCCACCGCGGTGGAGTCGCCCGCCACGCGGATGGTTACCCCCTGGGCGAAGGCCAGCCCACCCAACATAAGGGTCAGGGCCAATGCGCCTAAAAGCCACTTCTTCATGTCTCCTCCTATTTCGTTGGAAGTGCTTCCACGACAAGCCAGCCGCCGGAGTCGCCAGCATTCTGTCTTTTAGAAGAACTTCCTCCGCGAAGTCTATACCAGCCGCCGCATACTGTCAACTCAGTACCAATCACTTAGCAAATCGCACAGGAACAGTAAAATTCAGCGCGACCACTCCACATATTTGGATGCCGTCTAAGGGAGAAACCCTGGCAAAGATTGGACTGGATAGCGGTTTTATAGTGCTTCAGGGCTCTTTCATACGCATTTCGGTGGTATCGTTCACTATGGCAAGCCTAAACGATTCTACCGAAATGCTTTTCTACTCCCTTCGGTCGGCTTGAATCCTTCACCTCTGACTGCGCAGGGCGGTGAAGGATTCAAGCAAAAACGGTATCACAACCTTTTGAACGAACCCGGTTTTGGCTTGCCGCAGCCAGCAAACCAGGGGCGCTGTTCCAATGGTCGGCGTGGTTCTTTGCTCGATGCGGTCAAACAAAAGGGGTGGAGCGCCCCGTCGCCGGAGACTGTCCACCCTACCCGGTATGGGATTTTAGGTCAGCAATCCGCAGCCGTTTCCGCCAGGCTTCGGCTCATCCGCACTTGCTATACCCGCAGCTATAGCACTTGATACAGCCCTCTTCGCGCACCAGGTTGGCATCGCCGCACTCGGGGCACTTGCCCAGGCCGGTTTTCGGCTGGATGTTCTGGATGGGTGCGGTCATGGCCCGTTGCATGGCCTGGGGCACCATGCGGTCGTCAGGGGGCATCTGAGCGGCTTTGCGCTCGGCCTCGGCGATCTGGATTTTGCTGCTGGTCTCGAGGGCCACCGCAATCAGGTCGGCTTTGCTGGTCACGAAGCGGCCCTGGTAGCTGCCGTACAGGCCGCCATTAATGCCGCGCAGGGTTTTGACCAGTTCGGCCACCGGCACGCCGTACTGCAGGGCCTTGGAGATGATGCGGCCCAGCGCCTCGCTATCGGCGTTGGCCTCGTCGCCGGCCTTGCCCGAGGTCAGAATTACCTCCACCGGGTGCTCGCCCTGCATATTCACCGTAACCAGGAAGCTCCGGCGGGTGCCATCGGCGGCGGTGAGTTTGACCATATCGGTGTAGCCCACCAACCGGCCCGTGCGCTCGAAGATGGGGCGGGCGGTGCGTTCCGGGCTGGGCGGAACCTCCAGAAGGGCGGGCTGTACGGCCACCGTTTCCTGGCTTTTGCTCTGGGCTTTTTCCTCTTTCTTTTCTTCCTTGCTCACCGAGAGCACCTGGAACTCACGGCTGCCATCGCGGTAAACCGTAATGCCCTTGCAGCCGGTCATGTAGGCCTCGGTATAGGCCGCCTCCACGTCTTCTACCGTGGCCTGGTTGGGCAGGTTGATGGTCTTGGAGAGCGAGTTGGCCGCGTAGCCCTCGGCATCGAAGGCGGTTTGCACCACACCTTGCATCCGCACGTGGTCTAGCGGGGGTACGTCGTGGGCCCCTTCAAACACCAAGGCGATGGCGGCGGGGATGCCCTCGAGGCCCTTCACCGTACCGTGGTTGGCCTGGATGGCCTCGATGATGGCCTCCCAGTTCCAGG containing:
- a CDS encoding carbohydrate ABC transporter permease — its product is MLTIRQTRLAWLLVLPTLLVVAFVAGYPLAQVFYYSFHRADISFVEPTEFVGFKNYIFLLQDPDFRGALWNTLRFTVVSVFLETVLGLAIALVIHSNFRGRGIVRAAILIPWAIPTVVSAKMWQWMLNDIYGVINVILVNTGLVANKIAFLANPNTVLWAMVAVDVWKTTPFMALLLLAGLQLIPSDIYEAADIDGASKWQQFWTLTLPLLTPALVVALIFRTLDALRVFDVIFVMVGVNTATRSLAIYNRQTLIDFQDLGYGSAVSVAILVIIFIFVVLYMRVAGKGVRGED
- a CDS encoding carbohydrate ABC transporter permease → MRTKGLGYYAGRVLFYALVVFIVVYSVFPFYWAVISSFKTSDALFSSNPSFLPVPFTLTHYQNVFSGAEFGRNLLNSLIVAGGATLICLVLGVMAAYALGRLRFPPKNAVLYLVLAMTMFPQVSVLSGMFVLLRETGLFNTHAGLILSYMLFTLPFTVWVLTGYFRGLPRELEEAAYVDGATPMQTLIKVMLPLTGPGLVTTGLLAFIAAWNEYLFALTFTIGNNVRTVPVAIASFGGATPFEIPWGSIMAASVVVTVPLVILVLIFQQRIVAGLTAGAVKG
- a CDS encoding carboxypeptidase M32, which produces MTPQEAYRWLLEHSRETACLASFARLAGWDQATYTPKKGHAHRAQMQAALAKVLHQRATDPRIGEMLAVVEGSDWLGAPESVEAVNVREWRWAYDLQTKVPERLAVELAQATSEGEAIWQEARPKNDWAGFKPALKKIFGLTRELAEALGYREEPYDALLDQYELGATARQLEPVFAQLRQATVKLLERLEGSARKPNTAILRRFFPQAAQEAFGLEALATLGFDLEAGRLDVVAHPFMQGIGPGDVRLTTRYDEGYFNTGFFSIVHEMGHGLYGQGLLPEHFGTPMGTEISLGMHESQSRTWENLVGRSLGFWRFFWPKAQQYFESLRDVRLEDFHFAVNAVEPSLIRVEADEVTYNLHIMIRFEIELALLRGDLSLDEAPEAWDAKYQAYLGIKAPEIKDGLMQDVHWSAGLIGYFPTYTLGNLYAAQFFAQAEQELGDLEARFERGDFAPLLNWTREKIHHQGSRYWPRDLLRQVTGQDLNPQFLIDYLNRKYTALYGV
- a CDS encoding glycoside hydrolase family 31 protein, which translates into the protein MNELLNWDIPFDRMDRLALEGGLVQARVEQVEHEGVRAWRLLLTQRPRDTAKEGPAVRGVARRQPQKVAESYLAEGLSPLALGEQGLGWGGLELAFWGCPHREVPPLLRLLTDGVPYPLLALSFPLGAARYLGLGERVGGLERRGGRYWNFTADQPPRPGRDPLYQASPLLLRVEGDRAWGLLLDESYPSLFDLGFSHPAEARLAVAGPTLDLYLLEGSLLEVVAGLTRLTGRPPMPPLWALGYHQCRYSYADEASVREVVEQFAAQGLPLEAVWLDIHYMDGYKVFTASPQRFPRLAALAQELSERGVRLVPIVDPGVKAEEGYAVFEEGRRRQVFIQDDRDELLVGGVWPRRAVWPDFSREEVRAFWAEEVQKFAGTYGFAGIWNDMNEPAVLELGGAEPPDKALPLTARQGALSHLEARNLYALGMAEATYRGLEALGRRPFILTRSGFPGIQRYAFVWTGDNESRYEDLALSVPMLLSLGLSGIPLAGSDVGGFGLDAEPELLLRWMWLGALYPFFRNHSALGTRRQEPYAFGEPWTSQMREALRFRYRLLPYLYSLARTAHEEGLPLLRPLGLHWPGEAAAWRDDQFLLGEALLAAPVLRRGERAREVYLPPGGWQDFWSAERLEGACLHRVAAPLEHLPLFQRAGTAIPLTEARYPTRTARWPFLCFRVALGSEVRGWVFEDAGEGEDVGAWSELEGGFDGRRLELRFTDRSGHARQGVVAEVWGVAPPTRGQGYAYHNGLLRLDVQGGGAWVAWD
- a CDS encoding ABC transporter substrate-binding protein — its product is MKKWLLGALALTLMLGGLAFAQGVTIRVAGDSTAVGEGGRWMKAKAEEWAQKTGNKIEYIDSPADTNDRLALYQQYWAARSADVDVYMIDVIWPGIVAPHAADLKQFFTEAELSQFFPRIIENNTIRGKLTSIPFFTDAGLLYYRTDLLQKYGYQRPPQTWTELDQMATRIQAGERQAGNRDFWGFVWQGKAYEGLTCDALEWIFSMGGGRIIEPDGRITINNPQAIAALNMVRSWVGRISPPGVTSYAEEEARNAFQSGNAAFMRNWPYAYSLGQTEGSAVRGKIGVTVLPRGAGQEGRHAATLGGWQLMVSAYSRNQRVAADLVKYLTSVEVQKDNAISLSRLPTRPALYNDPQVLAKNAFFKDLLPVFQNAVGRPSGVAGARYNQVSEAFWTGVHEAITGRKPAAQAVRDMEAAFRRILR